The stretch of DNA TAAAAAGGTTTTATTAAAGTTGATTAACGGAGAAGACCAACCGAGCCATCCCAAAATGCCCCACCAATTTAAGCGCACCCATAATAGTGCCAACAAGAGATATACTACCGTACAAACCAGCCAAAAAGACTGAAAAGCGATTGTTTTACCTTGTTTGAGTGCTAAAGTGCTGGTCAAGCCTATGACAAATAAGAATTGCCAAGAAAGAGGGTTCAAAAACCATTTTCCCTCTATAGGATAAGAAGGGGGAGCAATTTTATAAAATCCGCAAGTAAGATAGAGTATAAACGAGCCCCAAAGCAGCCATTTTGTCTGTTTACAACTCAAATAAAGGATGAAAGGTGCAAAAAACATCAAAACGATATAAAGTGGCAGAATATTATTATAGCCCAATTGATGCCCAAAACTTAAAGTGCTTAAAAATGCGATAACAGGCTCTGTAAAAAAGAGCCCCACATTATTCATCGTTAACAGTTTTTCTGTTCGCCATAAGAAAAAAGCTCCTAAAAACAGGCTTAACGTAACAAAAGTGGTCAAAAGATACGCTCCGTAGAGCTGCAAAGCTCTCTGCCAATATTTTCTGATAATAAAAGCAAAAGGCTTCTGCTGTAACCGCCCATGAAAACTTAACCCCAGCGAAATTCCTGAGAGCAAAACAAAAATCTCTGCAGAATCAGAAAAACCAAAATTTTTATGGGTCATATGCTCATAGAGCGTTCCGGGAATATGGTTGATGAAAATCGTCAATAAAGCTAAAGAACGAAACACATCAATGCGTGTATCACGACAAAAAGGCTGCGTATTATGATCAACAACGGCTTGATATTTCATCAATGGACTCCCACACGTCACAAAGCCCCTAAGTCACATAAAAAAAGTCGTTACGCCCATCACAAATGAGATATGATGAAACTTTAACTTTTAAGAGTCAAGTTTCTTTTTAAGTGTTATTTTTTTTTAAGGCAAAAGGATGAAAAACACTCATGCGTGTATCACGACGAAAAGGTTGTATCGTATACTCAACAACAGCTTGGTATTTCAAACATCTTGTATTTCATATCAATGCACTCCCACACGTCTCCCCTTGAAATCATGGGAAAATAGTGATTACCCTCATCGCAAACAAGCATGAATAGGATGAAACTTTAACTTTTAAGAATCATTTTTTTATAAAAATCAGGGATATGGCATGACACAACAAACAAATAAACCGATTGAATCCCCTCTTTTTCCTCAATTGGTTTTAACCCTCGATATTCGACGCAACACGCCGCACAGTTTTTTGCGTCCCATTTTGCAAACAAAATCCTTTGCATGCGTCATTCTTTACGATTCTGAAAAGCAAAAAGATAATGGCTCTTTTTTACAGCAACAAGCACAAATTTACGCAGAAGATATTCAAAACAATGACGCTGCTCTTCTCATCACTGATGACAGCCGCATTGCAGGACGCATAAAGGCTGATGGTTTGCACATAGAAGATGATCTTAATGCACTTGAAAGCTTTAAAAACCAGCAAAAGGAACAAAAAATCTTAGGCTTTGGCAATCTACGCAATCGCCATAGTGCCATGCTTGCAGCAGAAACAGGTGTTGATTATCTTCTGTTTGGCAAATTAGGAGCTGATAAAAAACCCCATGCGCACCCCCGTAATCTCCAATTAGCTGCGTGGTGGGCAGAGATTATGGAAACCCCTGCCATTATCCAAGCAGGAAGCGATTTTGCAACCTTTGATGAAGCCTTAAAGACTGGATGTGAATTTGTCGCTGTAGAAGAAGTTATTTTGGGGAACGACAATCCTTTAATATTGCTTAAAACAATGCAAGAAAAATGTGAAAACACCCCCTTGTAATGTGGGAGGGGAATTCATAAATTAAGTGTTAACTTTCGTGTTGCCTACATAGAACACACAATGGAACATAAAAAACAGGAGAAAAATTTGTTTCGTTTATTCATAATTTAATCAGATTGCTTCATCACACATTAAAATTCCCCATCATTTAGTCAAATTTTCTCACGTTTCAATCAATTGAATGGAAGGTGACGGTTTTCTTTGTGCATAGTATAAGAAAATGAAATCATAAAATTATTTAAATTCAAATATTTATAAAAATGAACCACTATTTTATATTAAAAGCTAATAATATCGAAAGAATACACACAGTGAAATATAGCGGAACGTTTGAAGACCTTAAAAATATAGTTAAAACAGCTGGATATAAAATCAAAGAAACTAAATCTCTATCACTTAATTCCTCTGGAGGATACCAGATCAAAACCTTCAATGGAGGAATTATTAATTGGTATGAAAATACAGGAACAATCAACTTTCAAGGCAAAGAAAATATAAAACAGAAGTTAAGAGAAGACTTAGCAAAGCATATAGAAGAAAAATCACAAACCTTTTCCCCCAAAACGGCTTTCAATACCTCAAATAAAAAAATTTTTATCGTTCATGGTCATGACCACGTTGCCCTAAAGCAACTTACATCTATTCTTAATGATCTTAATCTTGAACCATACATTTTACAAAATACTGGCGGGAATGGCTTAACCATCATTGAAGCTTTAGAACAAGGAATTTGTAATGATTTCATAAAATTCGGTATTGTGCTGCTTACTCCCGATGATATAGGTTATGCCAAATCTAAAGGTAAAAAAACAGCACAGCCCCGTGCGCGACAAAACGTTATTTTCGAGATGGGAATGTTGATGAATGCACTTTCTCGCAAAAATGTCGCTATTCTAATAAAACAAGAACTTGAACTCCCTTCAGATATTCATGGAATTATATACATTCCTTTTAAGAAACACGTAAAAGAAACACTTAAAGATCTTTCTTATCGACTATGTGAAGCCGGCTTCAATTTAGATGCAAAAAAAGTTTCTCATGCATCACGTTAAATTTGAATAACACTTATCTTTAGTTTTTAAAACGCACGCCCCCCCAAAAAAACCATGGCACTCCACCGCATCTCATAGCCCCCCCACGTTCTTTAAAGACAAAGAAACAGTCGCCCCCTGCTCTTCTTCAATAGCCAAGCGGTGGTGCAAATTTTAATAAAGAAACCGCTTGTGAATTCATTACCGTGGAAAAAATCATTTTAGACCTTTTGATAAAGGCGGCTTTGATATCATGTTTTTGGTTATCGTTTCAGAGAGGTTAAAAGGCGGATAGGCTCTCATTAAAAAACTATCTTTTATTGTAAATTGTCTCAAATTCCTTTATGAATCAAAAGGTCTCTTGGTCGCATATGCAACGATCAAGAGGGCTCTAAAGCCTGAAAACTCAAACATGAATTGATCCGGCTTTGCGGGTGTCCTGAAATTCCGGGAGTTTTTGCTCTGTCCAGGTGCTTACCAGCACTAAAAGCAAAAAGGCTGACTAGAACTCAGTATTTTCAAGCTCCCGGAATACCCATGCGAGGGCGCTCGCAACCGGCGGGAGGGTAAAATGCAAACCAACAAGCTTAATTAACGACATTTTCATTGGCAAAGAAAACACACTATATCACTTACCCGCGCAAACAATCTCCAGTAAGAAAAATAGTTATGCTTTATTACTTGCATCAAAATTACTTGCATCAAAACCACACGGACTCTCATTAAAAACTATTTGTTATTGCCAACCTCCTGAAATTCCTTTATGAGTTAAAAGGTGTCTTGGTCGCATACGCAACGACCAATAGGGATCTAAAAACCCGAAACCTAAACATGAATTTACCCCACTCTGTGGGTATCCCGGAATTCCGGGAGATTTTGCTATGTCCAAGTGCTTACCAGCACTAAAAGCAAAATGCTGATTTAGGTTCAGTGTTTTTAGACTCCCGGAATACTTATGCGAGGGCGCTCGCAACCGGTGGGGAAAAATGCAAAATCAAAATCTTAATATTGATCTTTTTGTTGGCAAAAAAATTCGCTTGAGACGAAAAAGGCTAAAGATGTCTCAAACAACTTTAGGAAACGCTTTAGGAATAAGTTTCCAACAAGTTCAAAAATATGAAAAAGGCTTAAATCGTGTAAGCGCAGGGCGTTTAATGGAAATTTCTGATATCCTCAATGTTCCGATTTCCTTTTTTTATGCGGATATCATCACAAAACAACATGCCCTCTCCTCTCACGATGAAGTCATCTCGAACACAGAAGAATACCAACTGCTCAAAAAATTTAGAGTTTTGACCACGATAAAAAAGAGAGCTATTTTGCAGTTACTTTCTGATGAGAATACAAGCTAAAATCATGCGATAGCGCACACTACGCTCTATTCAAAGTCACCCCTTTTGTGAACGCTTTATATTGCTTGCAT from Bartonella tribocorum CIP 105476 encodes:
- a CDS encoding OpgC family protein; the protein is MKYQAVVDHNTQPFCRDTRIDVFRSLALLTIFINHIPGTLYEHMTHKNFGFSDSAEIFVLLSGISLGLSFHGRLQQKPFAFIIRKYWQRALQLYGAYLLTTFVTLSLFLGAFFLWRTEKLLTMNNVGLFFTEPVIAFLSTLSFGHQLGYNNILPLYIVLMFFAPFILYLSCKQTKWLLWGSFILYLTCGFYKIAPPSYPIEGKWFLNPLSWQFLFVIGLTSTLALKQGKTIAFQSFWLVCTVVYLLLALLWVRLNWWGILGWLGWSSPLINFNKTFLSLPRLLHVLALSFLILCLPRVNKWFYVSEKHPLVILGKHSLPVFVTGTIFAMFGQIVKTVMTGTFFSDSLLMITGIALQFGVAYYCEKQRFLQGAFSRKLIRL
- a CDS encoding TIR domain-containing protein, translated to MKYSGTFEDLKNIVKTAGYKIKETKSLSLNSSGGYQIKTFNGGIINWYENTGTINFQGKENIKQKLREDLAKHIEEKSQTFSPKTAFNTSNKKIFIVHGHDHVALKQLTSILNDLNLEPYILQNTGGNGLTIIEALEQGICNDFIKFGIVLLTPDDIGYAKSKGKKTAQPRARQNVIFEMGMLMNALSRKNVAILIKQELELPSDIHGIIYIPFKKHVKETLKDLSYRLCEAGFNLDAKKVSHASR
- a CDS encoding thiamine phosphate synthase — its product is MTQQTNKPIESPLFPQLVLTLDIRRNTPHSFLRPILQTKSFACVILYDSEKQKDNGSFLQQQAQIYAEDIQNNDAALLITDDSRIAGRIKADGLHIEDDLNALESFKNQQKEQKILGFGNLRNRHSAMLAAETGVDYLLFGKLGADKKPHAHPRNLQLAAWWAEIMETPAIIQAGSDFATFDEALKTGCEFVAVEEVILGNDNPLILLKTMQEKCENTPL
- a CDS encoding helix-turn-helix domain-containing protein, translated to MQNQNLNIDLFVGKKIRLRRKRLKMSQTTLGNALGISFQQVQKYEKGLNRVSAGRLMEISDILNVPISFFYADIITKQHALSSHDEVISNTEEYQLLKKFRVLTTIKKRAILQLLSDENTS